In Flavobacterium sp. N3904, one DNA window encodes the following:
- the obgE gene encoding GTPase ObgE codes for MTEGNFVDYVKIYVSSGKGGKGSTHLHREKFIEKGGPDGGDGGRGGHVYLVGNKGLWTLFHLKFARHIKAGHGGDGGGDRSTGADGDDKFIEVPLGTVVKDKETGETLFEITEDGEKQILSRGGKGGLGNWHFRSSTNQTPRYSQPGLPGVEMDVILELKVLADVGLVGFPNAGKSTLLSVLTSAKPKIADYPFTTLKPNLGIVAYRDFQSFVIADIPGIIEGAAEGKGLGHYFLRHIERNSTLLFLVPVDTPDIKAEYDILVNELTKYNPEMLDKERLLVISKCDMLDDELKAELKTELDVAFKDVPYMFISSVAQQGLTELKDKLWKMLND; via the coding sequence ATGACAGAAGGGAATTTTGTAGATTACGTAAAAATTTATGTTTCTTCAGGAAAAGGAGGAAAGGGATCTACGCACTTGCATAGAGAAAAATTTATTGAAAAAGGTGGCCCAGACGGTGGTGATGGAGGACGAGGGGGACACGTTTATCTAGTGGGAAATAAAGGACTTTGGACTTTGTTTCACTTAAAATTTGCTCGTCATATTAAAGCAGGACATGGTGGAGACGGAGGAGGAGATCGTAGTACTGGTGCAGATGGAGACGATAAATTTATTGAAGTTCCGTTGGGAACGGTTGTAAAAGATAAAGAAACAGGCGAAACCTTATTTGAAATTACCGAAGACGGAGAGAAACAGATTCTTTCTCGTGGAGGTAAAGGAGGATTAGGAAACTGGCACTTTAGAAGTTCAACCAATCAAACACCACGCTATTCCCAACCGGGTTTGCCAGGTGTAGAAATGGATGTGATTCTAGAACTTAAAGTTTTGGCCGATGTAGGTTTGGTAGGTTTTCCGAATGCGGGTAAATCAACATTATTATCTGTATTGACTTCTGCAAAACCAAAAATCGCCGATTATCCGTTTACGACTTTAAAACCAAATCTTGGAATTGTGGCATACAGGGATTTTCAGTCATTTGTGATTGCCGATATTCCCGGAATTATAGAAGGTGCTGCCGAAGGAAAAGGATTAGGACATTATTTCTTGCGCCATATTGAACGTAATTCAACTTTGTTGTTTTTAGTTCCAGTTGACACTCCGGACATTAAGGCGGAATATGATATTCTGGTAAATGAATTGACAAAATACAATCCAGAAATGCTCGATAAAGAACGTTTGTTGGTCATTTCAAAATGTGACATGCTCGATGATGAATTAAAAGCTGAATTGAAAACGGAATTAGACGTTGCTTTCAAAGATGTTCCTTATATGTTTATTTCATCGGTAGCTCAACAAGGTTTGACCGAATTGAAAGATAAATTATGGAAAATGTTGAACGACTAA
- a CDS encoding S46 family peptidase, whose amino-acid sequence MKKIVLFLTMCLMAFPVRADEGMWFLMFIERLNHRDMEKMGLQLTAEEIYSINHHSLKDAVVQFNGGCTAEIVSKDGLVLTNHHCGYDAIAELSTEEQNYLKNGFWAKSRSEELKPKSLYVRFFVRMDDVSKRILSKVNDKMTEAERNKVIQQEIALIEKENSEGGKYTVSVRPFFQGNEYYYFVYQDYKDVRLVGTPTESLGKFGGDTDNWEWPRHTADFSMFRVYADKDGNPAEYSVDNVPLQPKHHLPISIKGVKENDFAMILGYPGRTNRWMPSGGIAQNVAYAYPAWVEGAKTGMDNMKIYMDKDATVRLKYASKYASTANYWKNRQGMIDALTKAKTASTKAKEEVKFNAWANKPENAAKYGNVIATINDYYAKTNLKSRHDNYLSQLMRTTSYGAGPSVLGNALIGYYKENEAKRAEMLPKINSLIETYYGEFYAPLEKEVFTAQLNLYAAKASEYGLAPVIATMKATNNGNFAADVDKAIAGSIFATKETVEAFMKDPKPESIATDPLYVMSNDLLTKLRAKSAEQLKADDDFAIAYRNLVEGLRESKLNTIQYPDANSTLRLTYGKVRALPTDKRNDAKTNNYTTMAGMVKKYKAGDPEFDLPAHLLELNKAQDFGQYADKAGYMPINFLTDNDITGGNSGSPVLNGKGELIGVAFDGNIEAMAGDVIFDKKLQRTINLDIRFVLWIIDKYAGAHNIIEEMTIIK is encoded by the coding sequence ATGAAAAAAATTGTATTATTCTTGACCATGTGCCTAATGGCTTTTCCGGTGAGAGCCGATGAAGGAATGTGGTTTTTGATGTTTATCGAAAGATTGAACCATAGAGATATGGAGAAAATGGGCTTGCAATTGACAGCCGAAGAAATTTACAGTATCAATCATCATAGTTTGAAAGATGCGGTAGTTCAATTTAACGGAGGTTGCACTGCCGAGATTGTTTCCAAAGATGGTTTGGTATTGACCAACCACCACTGTGGATATGATGCTATTGCCGAACTTTCTACTGAAGAACAAAACTATTTAAAAAATGGATTTTGGGCCAAAAGCAGAAGTGAGGAATTGAAACCTAAATCACTTTACGTGCGTTTCTTTGTTCGTATGGATGACGTTTCCAAAAGGATTTTATCAAAAGTAAACGATAAAATGACCGAGGCAGAACGAAACAAAGTGATTCAGCAAGAAATTGCTTTGATCGAAAAGGAAAATAGCGAGGGTGGAAAATACACCGTATCCGTTCGTCCTTTCTTTCAGGGGAATGAGTACTATTATTTTGTTTACCAAGATTACAAAGACGTTCGTTTGGTGGGAACACCAACAGAAAGCCTTGGAAAATTTGGTGGTGATACTGACAACTGGGAATGGCCACGTCACACTGCCGATTTCTCTATGTTTAGAGTCTATGCAGACAAAGATGGAAATCCTGCTGAATACTCTGTAGACAATGTACCTTTGCAACCGAAACACCATTTGCCAATAAGTATAAAAGGGGTTAAAGAAAATGATTTTGCGATGATTTTGGGATATCCGGGCAGAACAAACCGTTGGATGCCATCTGGCGGAATAGCACAAAACGTTGCATATGCTTATCCAGCTTGGGTTGAAGGTGCAAAAACGGGAATGGACAACATGAAGATATATATGGACAAAGATGCAACTGTTCGTTTAAAATACGCTTCTAAATATGCTTCGACTGCCAATTACTGGAAAAATCGTCAAGGAATGATTGATGCATTGACCAAAGCGAAAACCGCCAGTACAAAAGCAAAAGAAGAAGTCAAATTTAATGCTTGGGCCAACAAACCGGAGAACGCGGCTAAATACGGAAATGTTATTGCAACAATAAATGATTATTATGCAAAAACAAATTTGAAATCCCGTCATGACAATTATCTTTCTCAATTGATGAGAACAACTTCTTATGGAGCTGGTCCTTCTGTATTGGGTAATGCATTGATTGGTTATTATAAAGAAAATGAAGCCAAAAGAGCAGAAATGCTTCCTAAAATAAATAGTCTGATTGAAACCTATTATGGAGAATTTTATGCTCCTTTGGAAAAAGAAGTTTTTACAGCCCAATTGAATTTATATGCTGCTAAAGCTTCAGAATATGGACTGGCACCAGTTATCGCCACAATGAAAGCGACCAATAACGGTAATTTTGCTGCCGATGTGGATAAAGCAATTGCGGGAAGTATTTTTGCGACTAAAGAAACGGTTGAGGCCTTTATGAAAGATCCAAAACCGGAATCAATTGCAACGGATCCATTGTATGTGATGTCAAATGATTTGCTAACAAAACTCAGAGCCAAGTCTGCTGAACAATTAAAAGCAGATGACGATTTTGCTATTGCTTACCGCAATTTAGTGGAAGGTTTGAGAGAATCAAAACTAAATACCATTCAATATCCAGATGCCAATTCTACTTTGCGTTTGACATACGGAAAAGTGCGTGCTTTGCCTACAGACAAGCGTAATGACGCCAAAACCAATAATTACACGACTATGGCCGGAATGGTCAAGAAGTATAAAGCAGGCGACCCTGAATTTGATTTGCCGGCTCATTTGTTGGAATTAAACAAAGCCCAAGATTTTGGTCAATACGCCGACAAAGCGGGTTATATGCCTATAAATTTCTTGACCGACAATGATATTACAGGTGGGAATTCAGGTTCTCCGGTATTGAACGGTAAAGGAGAATTAATTGGTGTAGCATTTGATGGCAATATCGAAGCAATGGCGGGTGATGTTATTTTTGACAAAAAACTGCAACGCACCATCAATCTGGATATTCGTTTTGTGCTTTGGATTATTGACAAATATGCAGGAGCCCATAACATTATAGAAGAAATGACTATCATCAAATAA
- a CDS encoding glycosyltransferase family protein: MKIFYAIQATGNGHISRAIQLYPYLQKFGEVDFFMSGNNASLDVNLPIKFKSEGCSLHYSKCGGLDYWDIAKNIKPRQIYKDANVLPLKNYDVVINDFDSITSLACKLQKVHSIQFGHQASFISPNTPRPDKKSIMGEMILKHYAPSPKNIGLHFDKYDDFIYPPIIKDEIANAEPKNAGHITVYLPSFQKDCLEKAFNKLPNLKFHWFLNDIKTKHTIKNVTYFPVNQDYFNKSLIKCEGIITGGGFETPAEALYLGKKILAIPIRKHYEQECNAAALKKLGVPVLYEVGDDFDLIIENWLDSPIKYPTIKANNINETLQFLFDTYYE; this comes from the coding sequence ATGAAAATATTTTACGCTATACAGGCCACCGGCAACGGACACATCAGCAGGGCCATCCAATTGTATCCTTATCTGCAAAAATTTGGCGAGGTTGATTTTTTTATGAGTGGTAACAATGCCAGTTTGGATGTCAATTTGCCTATAAAATTCAAAAGCGAAGGTTGCAGTTTGCATTACAGTAAATGTGGCGGCCTAGATTATTGGGATATTGCCAAAAACATAAAACCAAGGCAAATCTATAAAGATGCCAACGTTTTGCCGCTAAAAAACTACGATGTGGTCATCAACGATTTTGACTCGATTACTTCGTTGGCCTGCAAATTGCAAAAAGTACATTCGATACAATTTGGGCATCAAGCAAGTTTTATCTCTCCCAATACGCCCCGACCCGACAAGAAAAGTATTATGGGCGAAATGATTCTCAAACATTATGCACCATCACCTAAGAACATTGGTTTGCATTTTGACAAATACGATGATTTTATTTATCCTCCGATCATCAAAGATGAAATTGCAAATGCCGAACCCAAAAATGCAGGACACATCACGGTTTATTTGCCTTCTTTTCAAAAAGATTGTTTAGAAAAAGCGTTTAATAAACTTCCTAATTTAAAGTTTCATTGGTTTTTGAATGATATAAAAACCAAACACACCATAAAAAATGTCACGTATTTCCCCGTCAATCAAGACTACTTCAATAAAAGCCTGATAAAATGTGAAGGCATTATTACTGGCGGAGGATTTGAAACGCCTGCCGAGGCCTTATATCTTGGCAAAAAAATACTCGCTATCCCTATCAGAAAACACTATGAACAGGAATGCAATGCGGCTGCGCTCAAGAAACTGGGTGTTCCTGTGCTGTATGAAGTAGGCGATGATTTTGATCTAATAATCGAAAATTGGTTGGATTCTCCTATAAAATACCCAACGATAAAAGCCAACAACATCAATGAAACCCTGCAGTTTTTATTTGATACCTATTATGAATAA
- a CDS encoding UDP-2,3-diacylglucosamine diphosphatase, with protein sequence MKRKRKIPLVVISDVHLGTYGCHAKELLQYLKSIHPQTLVLNGDIVDMWSFTKSYFPAAHMNVLRQIIKMSNLGTRVIYITGNHDEALRKYSDFILGNFELVDKLTLDLDGKKAWIFHGDVFDSSTHGYAKILAKLGGKGYDLLILINSLINWFLELLGKEKRSYSKMIKDGVKKAVSFISNFETTAAEIAIQKKYSYVVCGHIHKPQMKEIANEHGKVMYLNSGDWIENLTALEYKKQKWSLYQYNKEHYKDADSNEEKIVNDIVNKILS encoded by the coding sequence ATGAAAAGGAAAAGAAAAATTCCGCTGGTGGTGATAAGTGATGTTCACCTTGGCACTTACGGATGCCATGCAAAAGAATTACTGCAATATTTAAAATCGATTCACCCACAAACATTGGTTCTCAATGGTGACATTGTCGATATGTGGAGCTTTACCAAAAGTTATTTTCCGGCTGCCCACATGAATGTGTTGAGACAGATTATAAAAATGTCGAATCTTGGTACTCGGGTCATCTACATTACCGGAAACCACGACGAAGCATTACGCAAATATTCCGATTTTATTTTGGGTAATTTCGAATTGGTCGACAAACTCACATTAGATTTAGACGGCAAAAAAGCATGGATTTTTCATGGAGATGTATTCGATTCCTCCACTCATGGCTATGCCAAAATTCTGGCCAAACTGGGCGGAAAAGGCTATGATTTACTGATTCTGATCAACAGCTTAATCAATTGGTTTTTGGAACTTTTAGGCAAAGAAAAAAGAAGCTACTCCAAAATGATAAAAGACGGCGTCAAGAAAGCAGTTTCTTTTATCTCCAATTTTGAAACTACCGCTGCCGAAATAGCCATTCAAAAAAAATACAGTTATGTGGTTTGCGGACACATACACAAACCGCAAATGAAGGAAATAGCAAATGAACACGGAAAAGTAATGTACCTCAATAGCGGCGATTGGATAGAAAACCTTACCGCATTAGAATACAAGAAACAAAAATGGAGTCTCTATCAGTATAACAAAGAGCACTACAAAGATGCCGACAGCAATGAGGAAAAAATAGTAAACGACATCGTCAATAAAATTCTTTCCTAA